GTGCATAGCGCATGAACAATAGTGGAATGTCAGTAGAGTAAGTCGTAcgaatttaatataaaaaaacaaaatcacacacaatacaaaacaactaACATAACAACAGCAAAAGCAATGTGCATGCCTCCCTACAGGTGAATTGCAATTTCGTCACAACTTTCCACCAGTCCTCTCTGACATTGTAACCGAAAACTGAATGTTAAAATATCAAAGATTGCAATCGTTAGCCATTCGAAGAGGGTTGCTTGATTATAGATTGGAGACTGCTCCTGAGCTTTCTTCAAGCTTTATCATCGTATTATAATAACGCTTCTCCTTCAGCTGGTGAAGATGTCACCTATAAGGACTCCGAGTTCTCCATGTTTGACGAAAGCAGGCGGCCCGGatgcatttttatttgattgtttttattttattttgtttacacccGGTGCAGCGAGGGGTTTCGACTGTAACACTGGAGACTacgttattaaaaaaaagtcgTTTCGCATAGTATTCCCTATTGTAAGATTCTTTCAAAAGGGAAAGAATGCCCGTATCTCATTTAGTTTTAATAATACCGTTATGAACACCTCCCCCATTTAAggattattttgaaaaacattgcaACGTAGTGTCCTTTCTCAAGACAGGCATTACAGTACAAACCCCCTCGCTGTGGTGTAAAGTTAACACTGAAGCCCGGTCCCAATGTGAATACGATAGGgtttttgacgtcacatggttGCCCTCACAGCGAATGTTTGGCAGGGGTACAGTTCAACTcttgcgaattattcgttgcgaattaaTGTTGCGACGTCAAAATTCCGGTCGCAGTCGCATTTGCGCAAGAAGTATGGACCAGGCTTCAAAACATTCTGCGCCAAACCGAGGTACGTTcttgaaaaaaagtatttcaCCCAAAGGTCCAAATAACGGCATGTTATTTTCTGTAACATGTCTTGCATAAagcataacaaataataatactggCCGAGACCATTCCCTCTTTAATCTAAGTTCGGTCTCATTGATTTagacaaaaatagaaaaaccACAGATGGACACATCAGTTATATTTCAAACCAACGAATTGCTACACACTATGCAACTAGTGTGTAAAAACGCGTGAAAATGTACATTAAAATACCAAAACATTAGCCTCTGTTTACCGTCAACAGTATTATACGGCGTAATTCCGATGTGAATGTTATTTAAGGTTAGGCGGCATATAGCAGAACTTTATGCACCTGTCTTCAGAAATTACTTTCATTTCAGCTTTTGGAAATGTTGATCATCCTCTGCTGTTGCCACCTGTCTTATTGACCCTTTCGCAAATTTGCTACCCATTGCGGAAGCggtaactgttgaatgaggtatgtggccgatttcacaaagcagtgggtatttgcgaaatgaTTTGTggacatagaccttatcgcaaatactcggggCGCGCGTTAGGCGTTGATATGTACATtctggtctagctagggataAAATTTGATCCCTCTAAACCAGAATGCACcttattcaacagttagcgcttgcgcaaaggatatttgcgaaaaggtctattcaTTTTTGATGTACCACGCCCTCTCGCGGTGGTGCTATTAGTCTACTAGGGAAGTTCAAAGTTCCATATGATCTGTCACAATCAACGTAGGTCCTTGTCCTTCTGGGAGTTGGTCTGAGCACTCGACTTCATCTTCCTCTTCTTTGACTGAAGATGAGAGAGCTGACTCTTCGTTCTGTCTGCGCATGATCATTTGACTAAACATGACAATGTCATCCTGGTAACGAGTGCTCTCACGTAATGCTCGACTTGCACGCATTTGGCGATTTTTGAACCCTTTTGCTGGAGGGTCGCCATTGTTATCAACACTAAGTGTCGAATGCTTAGCCGTCAACTCGTCATCTTGTTTACGATCTGTTATAACTATAGTGTCAGTAGTTGGTTCAGATAACCCTTTATCTTTCACAGTCGCATCAATACCAATTACGCTTTGTCCACCGAGATCCAGTGAATATGAATCCATTTCCTCGAAGCTCGAGGTACTGGGTACAAACCTGTTCTTCTTCATGCAGAACTTCAGGGACGGTTTTTGGCTAGCTGGTTTGACACGACACTGGGTGGTTTTACTTTGAAGAGAACACGTGTCCGGGGCAAGGGGAGGCGTGTCTGGCCGGAGCTCAACCACCTCCACGTGGATTCGAACCAGTCCCTTGCACTGATCTCCCGCTGAACAAGGCTCAATTCTTAAAACACTTTTCCTCCCCGGTGTTGTCTCTCGAATACTGTAACAATCACCCGAAGACATGGTATCTTCACTGACGCCTCCTACATTATCAGTTTGAGTCACTGATTCTGTTGTAGATGGAGCAATCAACTTTGGCACAattttatcattttctaataaTCTGGTTGGTATCAAATCACACATTTCATCATTTTCTGTCAAAGAGTCAGTCATTGTTTCCTCATCTAGCATAACTACATCTGTAGTTGCTGTTATAATGTCTTGGTCCTTTGTTTTCAACACATCATCAAACTGTTTGACATCATGAACCTGAGTGAAATGTTCAGTTACGTCAGACAATGACGTTGAGGAATCAGAATCAACTGTTAGTAGTCTTAAGATGGCTGGACTATTATTACCGCTAGGGGCGCTATCGAGATATATCGAGTCAACATCAACTCCACTGTCCGATGTTTGATTCTCTAATGGACGCCTCATGGTGGCGCTAGTACCCTGTTTGCTCTCTTCCCGTGGTACTCTCTCATCAGGTGGGGATGGTGGTCGCTCTATTTGAACTATTTGGACACCAGCGGTTGATGGTGACGTACTTTCGATGGAAGGTTTCCTTGCAGCGCCCTCTGGGACGATTTCAATAGTAACCTGTCCATCATCAACATTCTGTTCCGAACTTGTGTTCTCATTCCCGTCGAATCCTAGGTTGGTTTGGCCTGGCTCGTCATCAGCGGTGATGGCGTCCTTAAGGCTGTTCGTTGTCGATCGCTTCAGAAACGGTCGCTTGCTGTATAGTCGCCTATTAAGCCCTGGACTCTCCCATTCTTCTAGCGCCATGCGATGAGATATCCGCTGCATTTCACTCActaggaaataaaacaaatatcaatgaTCAAAATGGAATAGCCACAGTGCATTGTTTATGGAGATTACATTTCAAACCAGACAATGACTCTTAAAATCTCAGATCATACGCCTCCAATCAACTCTTATTACATTATCTTCATTGCTTCACCATAAGGCGAACCCGAGCTTCATTGAAGTCTATTGCTTCACCATAAGGCGAACCCGAGCTTCATTGAAgtctagaaatcaaacatgCGTTGTGTTCTCAGTTTGGAAAAACAATTTCCTCGGTATATTGCTAGAAGCTTCAATAACTTTATAGTACCACCAAAGGGAATGTAAAAGCTTTCTGTCATTATTGAATTTTAGTAATCTACAAGTTATTGTTTCTGCTTCCAAGGAGTATCAACCAAGCAAGAATCGGAGTTTCTAGAGCCATAGTCATTTGttcgtttctttttttttaagctcgGTGTCATCAACTTAATTAGTTTCTATTTATACTATTTCCTTCAATTTATTTGTGCATTCAATTTCTGTGCACTAAACAAGTTTGACATATCTCTTTTCCTTTGAGCTTTTAGCAAGAGAGAGCCGGTGGGTGTATTCTCTAGTGTAGAGGTGCAATGCTCTGGATCCAGAGAACATTATGAGACAACGTTGGTCATCAAGACCCAGAAAACATTTTGGTGCACTTATTTTCGCAATTTTTTGTTATTCGAGGTTTCAATTATTTTAACTTTTAGGGGCTTGTTTTCGTGTCTTCACCGAGCTTCATTTCAGTATTGAAATTGAATGTAAAAAACCTTTCCTTTACCTGTAAGACCCAGTGGAGGGCGCTCGTACCATCTCACACCGCATGCATGTAGAGGTAGACTCAGCGCCCATTTATACGCTTGCTTGTAGTTTTCACATAGTACTGCATATACTGCCGGGTAGAAGATAGAGTGCGCCATCATGAGGCGAACCATGATCAGGTTTAATGTGGAGTTGTAGTATTGGGTTATCAGCTCAACTACCATTGTAATCTACAGAGTAAAATATAATAGTTGTGGAGAATGTGATCAGATTATTTGTAAAATATCTTACAGTCAATATAGGATGAGGAATTTAGAAAATTTAGGCAAACTGGACAcccaaaaagaaagaaaaacacagaatCATATCGCATGAAACCGCTTTGAAACAGTCTTCCAACCATTTTCAGACCATTTTCTTGGTAAGGTGATTGAATTTTAATAATGACGGCGTAGATTTGAACTTTATCAATGTACATAATTGTACAGCTGCGAAAAAAATTCTTGTGACAAACCTCTACCATCATTATGCTATGGTCATTTTGTAATTCCACACATTGGGGGAATAATTTATAAGAGTCTTCTATCATTACTCCTTGatgcagagaagcaattattgttATGCTTGTATATAAAACATGTCTTGGACAGCCGAAATCTGATTCGGGCCATCGTTTCCTGTGTAAGTCCCTTGTTATGGCGACCCAACAATTGCAGAGGCTTGTTTCTGAAATAATTATGTTCTTAtttaagtttaaaacaatattatttacaGAGCAGGAATCTCAtcaaaaactaataatattgttgttgtgtttCGGATTCATTACATACTCTAATCAACCTGAACACAGCTCGTCATCTGGCCCTTTGAATAACTTGAATAACTTGAGAGTCATCGTTACAGCTTACAAAACGTTATTGAACTCTGCAAACTGCTTATAACACTACAGAAATTGTCATTTACATGAACAGAACCTGGGGAACGGCTCGTGTTTGCAATCATTGCTTCACTCAGAATTACCCCCAGACTCTGAATCCGAAGGGTCCTGACCCATTGCCGTGTCAGACTGATCTCGGAAAGTGGGCAAAAGTGGGATTTTAACTCGaattctgcgtcagtttgacccatttaACTGGGTAATTTGACACAAATCCCGGGTCCTTAGACATTGGACCGGGACACAGATAAATTCCGACCGGGTTCAGAGTGAGGATGGttgggttggtgtagtggtatctttcatTGCCTTCCATCTTTATAGGATCCCGGTTGTAATCACGCCCGGGGCACTGAAGTGgattggttttcagtccctatctgactgcgtgg
This region of Asterias rubens chromosome 18, eAstRub1.3, whole genome shotgun sequence genomic DNA includes:
- the LOC117302086 gene encoding uncharacterized protein LOC117302086, yielding MMDAMVSPSPNAANDPSSGENVGQATVVIILGVLVGLCSSLTIIAVQKFRSVSNPDILIFALAILDFTSSVTVFPLAAYWYLRVGTFPGELCRVYGALTTALQLASTAVVSLMTLDRFLAIRKPIFYRTRLGGVQLKRVVAAIVISSAVIGCIPAILSEPTTKWTTMTNRHGYCTFDYSKNFTLVILAISVPQIPLLVYCYVGFVVSIRKFIQRRQPSQEQSPVGSTASSEASGRRSQHPGPVRSESNKELVASSCRAFCCCCFGCPTKCRKKTKKVVSKEDILEKTQNLMKNLNLKRCTRMSKTVALVVIIYYVPWTLALITMVVELITQYYNSTLNLIMVRLMMAHSIFYPAVYAVLCENYKQAYKWALSLPLHACGVRWYERPPLGLTVSEMQRISHRMALEEWESPGLNRRLYSKRPFLKRSTTNSLKDAITADDEPGQTNLGFDGNENTSSEQNVDDGQVTIEIVPEGAARKPSIESTSPSTAGVQIVQIERPPSPPDERVPREESKQGTSATMRRPLENQTSDSGVDVDSIYLDSAPSGNNSPAILRLLTVDSDSSTSLSDVTEHFTQVHDVKQFDDVLKTKDQDIITATTDVVMLDEETMTDSLTENDEMCDLIPTRLLENDKIVPKLIAPSTTESVTQTDNVGGVSEDTMSSGDCYSIRETTPGRKSVLRIEPCSAGDQCKGLVRIHVEVVELRPDTPPLAPDTCSLQSKTTQCRVKPASQKPSLKFCMKKNRFVPSTSSFEEMDSYSLDLGGQSVIGIDATVKDKGLSEPTTDTIVITDRKQDDELTAKHSTLSVDNNGDPPAKGFKNRQMRASRALRESTRYQDDIVMFSQMIMRRQNEESALSSSVKEEEDEVECSDQLPEGQGPTLIVTDHMEL